TGAAAGTCCTGACAAAAATCGTCAATGGCACAGAATAACCGTGTTAGCATCTCAGTAGCAGCCTTTGGTGGGGTCAATGTTGTGTGTGGTTACTCACATTCTCCCATGAAAGGCTGCGCCTTACCTTATCCCGAACTCAGGTTAATTACAAACCGAAATCGTCCGCTGGAACGCCTAAATCACGGCAAATTTCGCGCACGACTTGCTTTTCCTTGTCATCAAACGAGCCATCAGCACTGCCGATAGCCATGCAAACCCGTACCATTAAACGGGCAGCTTCGGGTTTGCTACGCAGCTTACCGATCATTTTCAGGGCTTCGGCTTTACCGATTTCATTGTCAAACTCAAAGTTTTCGGTGACTTTGTTGAAAACGGCAATGACATCTTTGGTGTCAAAGACTTTCAATTCATTCGATTGCTGCATGAATTTCATCATCTTCTGCTTTTCAGACGAATCAATACTGCCATCCGCAGCCGCAACTAAACCGCAACCCGCCACACAGGCTTCCATGAATTCGCGGTTTTTGAATTTACCAACTTCAGTCGCCAATTTGGCACGGGCTTCCCCGGCTTTTTCCTTCAACGTATCAAAAAATGACATACATAATCTCCTTAATAATTATAGCATTATGCTAATAATTTCTTTTTGTGATTCAACGAAGAAACAATCGACAATGCAATAAAGGCAACACCGATTAAACCTGTAATAATTTCTGGGGTATGGAAGTGAATACTAAACAACATAATCACTGCCAATGCACCAATCGCGTAATGTGCGCCATGTTCCAAGAAAATATATTCATCTAACGTGCCTTTATGCACTAAATAAACGGTCATGGAACGTACAAACATCGCGCCGATTGCCAAACCCAACATAATAATAACCACGTCATTGGTAATCGCAAACGCACCGATGACACCATCAAATGAGAAAGAAGCGTCTAACACTTCCAGATACAGAAAGCCCGCCAAACCATTACGTTTTACCGTAGTGACTACCGCGTCACCTTCTGCGTCATTCTCGAAAAACACATCCAAGCTGCTTACCGCAATGTAAAGCACCACCCCAGCCAAACCGGCAATCAGAATGGTCAAACGCTTTTCATCGGAAATCGGCATGAATTCTTGCAACGCAAACAACACTACCAAAGCAATCAGTACACTAATGACTTCCAGCTTACCTAAAGCTCCCATTTTTTCTTCAAAAGCACCGAGCCAATGCACTTCTTTTTCATGGTCAAACATGAAGCTTAGAAATACCAACAGCAAGAACATGCCACCGAAAGCAGCAATGCCCGCATGGCTTTCATGCAAGTGACGTGAGTATTCATCAGGATTATTCAGTGCCATATCAATGACTTCAAAACTGCCTAGCCCGGTTGCCACTGCCACTATCACAATAGGGAACACCAAACGCATTC
The window above is part of the Thiothrix winogradskyi genome. Proteins encoded here:
- a CDS encoding DUF475 domain-containing protein encodes the protein MLEHFKFSLWFTAVCVALAVWWGASSSMGIMTALFLVLVLGILEISLSFDNAVVNASVLKEMDEYWQKMFLTVGILIAVFGMRLVFPIVIVAVATGLGSFEVIDMALNNPDEYSRHLHESHAGIAAFGGMFLLLVFLSFMFDHEKEVHWLGAFEEKMGALGKLEVISVLIALVVLFALQEFMPISDEKRLTILIAGLAGVVLYIAVSSLDVFFENDAEGDAVVTTVKRNGLAGFLYLEVLDASFSFDGVIGAFAITNDVVIIMLGLAIGAMFVRSMTVYLVHKGTLDEYIFLEHGAHYAIGALAVIMLFSIHFHTPEIITGLIGVAFIALSIVSSLNHKKKLLA
- a CDS encoding tellurite resistance TerB family protein codes for the protein MSFFDTLKEKAGEARAKLATEVGKFKNREFMEACVAGCGLVAAADGSIDSSEKQKMMKFMQQSNELKVFDTKDVIAVFNKVTENFEFDNEIGKAEALKMIGKLRSKPEAARLMVRVCMAIGSADGSFDDKEKQVVREICRDLGVPADDFGL